A stretch of Pirellulales bacterium DNA encodes these proteins:
- a CDS encoding VWA domain-containing protein — MNRRPGGELAARQLHFIWMVDCSGSMGADGKIEALNNAVDEAIPHMREVAAENPNAQLMVRVVRFSNGAQWHVSQPTPIDQFQWTPLSADGVTDLGKALAEVAEQLSVDKMPPRALPPVLVLLSDGQPTDDYKAGLKKMMDQPWGKKAVRIAIAIGQDADFECLQAFIANPELKPLAANNADRLTQLIKWSSTAVVQSASAPASQVAGSNGPVGNVPIPEPPDPANLPASAQDVW, encoded by the coding sequence ATGAATCGACGACCCGGCGGCGAATTGGCGGCTCGACAACTACACTTCATTTGGATGGTCGATTGTTCGGGATCGATGGGCGCTGACGGCAAAATCGAAGCCCTCAACAACGCGGTCGACGAAGCCATTCCGCACATGCGCGAAGTAGCGGCCGAGAATCCCAACGCGCAGCTGATGGTGCGCGTGGTCCGGTTCTCCAACGGAGCCCAATGGCACGTCTCGCAGCCCACGCCGATTGACCAGTTTCAATGGACTCCCTTGTCGGCTGACGGCGTGACCGACCTTGGCAAGGCGCTAGCCGAAGTTGCCGAGCAATTATCGGTAGACAAGATGCCGCCGCGAGCGTTGCCGCCCGTGCTGGTGCTCTTGTCCGACGGTCAACCGACCGACGACTACAAGGCGGGCCTGAAGAAGATGATGGACCAGCCGTGGGGCAAAAAGGCCGTGCGCATCGCTATTGCCATCGGCCAGGATGCCGATTTCGAGTGTCTGCAAGCGTTCATTGCCAATCCGGAGCTGAAGCCGCTGGCCGCCAATAATGCCGATCGCCTGACCCAGCTAATCAAATGGTCTTCGACGGCGGTGGTGCAGTCGGCATCGGCGCCGGCCAGCCAAGTTGCCGGTTCTAACGGGCCGGTCGGGAATGTGCCCATTCCCGAGCCGCCGGATCCGGCGAACCTGCCAGCCTCGGCCCAAGACGTCTGGTGA